GGATTTCAAGTAAGCTTATTATTATCTTCATTATCATTCCATGTAAGTTTATGATGAATCTCAAGCATACTCTGGAAATTTAGGCATCCCTATAAACTTTGATCAATCATGATAATGACCCTTCTTTCCTGTTAATAGGATGAAGGCTATGGGGTGGGAGTTTCCTCAGAAACATGTTGAGTTTTAGAGAAATTATAATGTGTCCCTGAATTTTATCAATGTTTCAGTCAAATTATCAAACTTCTAGGATAACTTGATAGGTGTCAAGTAGGTCGCTTATATAATAAGTTAACATGGACAGCAGATTCTGTTAAGGGGTGTGACATGGTAAACACTTTCTGACATTGTTTGTCCTGCCTCCTGGTAAACAAACCTGGTGGGTGCATTCTGCATTCCATTCATAGGGACCGTAATACCAACATTAACCCTATTTGTTAAGGCCCAAGCAGTAAAAGCTCACCACGACTCCCATTCTCCATTattgaaaaaaataagttTAGGACCTGCAGGATAATTTATTCAATTCTTTATGTGTGCAGATGCAACATGCTAATAGATTCTTATATACTTTTCAGTGCTTTGGTAGGTCTCTTTTTTCCGGCAGTCACTGGAATTATGGCTGGCTCAAACCGATCTGCTTCACTGAAAGATACACAACGTTCAATACCAATTGGAACATTATCTGCAACTCTTACAACAACTGCTATGTACTTGTTTTCTGTGCTTCTGTTTGGAGCCTTGTCCACAAGAGAAGAGCTTCTAACTGATAGGTTTGTGTTTTTTAATGCTGCAACAAGTTGTCCGTACTCCCAATTGCAATTGTAGATAATGTGCTCTGTAGAGTTTTGAatattatgtactccctccgttcctaaattcttgtcgttgttttagttcaaatttgtactaaaacagctacaagaatttaggaacggaggaagtatatttGAGTTTTGCGTTTATGATGTTGTCAGGGCACAATTACATGTCCTGGTGGTTTTATCCATGTGTTCCACCCTGCTGAATTCATCCACAATGAAAAATGTTGGCTTTATCGTCCAATTTCTCTACCAGTAAAGAAATATTCGTTGAGCCTACTTTTCTCTATATTCTGTTTTTGTACAACTACGTTCTGACAGCATAACTGTAGAGTACTGTTTAATTCTTTCTTAGTCCCATAATCTGCTAATGCTAAGCTTACTGATTTACTGTAGGGTAAGCTTATAAATATCCTCAATATATTGCAGGCTGCTTACTGCTACAGTGGCATGGCCTTCTCCAGCAGTGATCTATATTGGTATTATCCTGTCCACTTTAGGTGCAGCGCTGCAGAGTTTGACAGGAGCTCCAAGGTTACTTGCAGCAATAGCAAATGATGACATCCTTCCAGTTCTTAATTACTTTAAGGTTTCTGAAGGAGCCGAGCCTCATGCAGCCACTTTATTCACAGCATTAATATGTATTGGATGTGTGATTATTGGGAACTTAGATTTAATTACACCCACTATCACTATGTTCTTTCTTCTGTGCTATGCTGGTGTGAACCTGTCTTGCTTTCTGCTTGACCTACTTGATGCTCCTAGTTGGCGCCCTCGATGGAAATTTCACCACTGGAGCCTTTCACTTGTTGGTGCATTGCTTTGCGTTGGTATGCCTCTTGACTTGtaccattttattttgttatggGGTGCCTGTAGTACTTCTACTGAATATTGATTTATGTACATGTATGATTTTTAATCCAACCAGCTTCTCCTGGCATCATTGAAATGTATCCTCACATTGTGTTTATAATAGGGCTTTCCACTTACatggttttttttctcaaatttcaGTTATCATGTTTTTGATCTCTTGGTCTTTCACTGTTATCTCCCTTGCTCTTGCAAGCCTCATTTATTACTATGTGAGTCTAAAAGGGAAGGCTGGAGACTGGGGAGATGGGTTCAAGAGTGCATATTTTCAGTTGGCATTGAGAAGTCTCAGATCGCTAGGAGGTATGACTTTCTGCATGGCAAATAAACACTCATAAATAAACTTTAGAAACTCCCATTATACTAACACAGTAACACTTACTATTCTTCTCACAGCAAATCAAGTTCATCCTAAGAATTGGTACCCCATTCCTCTGATATTATGCCGCCCTTGGGGTAAACTTCCAGAAAATGTCCCTTGCCATCCAAAACTTGCAGATTTTGCCAATTgtatgaagaagaagggccgtGGTATGTCAATATTTGTCTCAACCATTGACGGTGATTATCATGAACTGGCTGAGGACGCGAAGACTGCCTGTCATCAGCTGGAAGCTTACATTGAATACAAACGCTGTGAGGGTGTTGCGGAGATCATTGTAGCACCTTCAATGTCCGAGGGCTTTCGCAGTATTGTTCAAACAATGGGCCTGGGTAACTTGAAGCCAAATATTGTTGTGGTGCGATACCCTGAGATCTGGCGTCGTGAGAATCTGACAGAGATACCATCAACATTTGTGAGTATAATAAATGATTGCATTATTGCCAACAAGGCGGTTGTTATTGTGAAGGGCCTTGACGAGTGGCCTAATGAGTTCCAGAGACAGTATGGGACTATTGACCTCTACTGGATCGTGAGAGACGGAGGGTTGATGCTTCTTCTGTCTCAGCTCCTTCTCACGAAAGAGACCTTTGAAAGCTGCAAGATCCAAGTCTTCTGCAT
This is a stretch of genomic DNA from Brachypodium distachyon strain Bd21 chromosome 1, Brachypodium_distachyon_v3.0, whole genome shotgun sequence. It encodes these proteins:
- the LOC100840956 gene encoding cation-chloride cotransporter 1 isoform X2 → MTGEQVQAPSSPRDGEDVAITIGRPKETGPKFGTMMGVFVPCLQNILGIIYYIRFTWIVGMAGIWQSLVLVSFCGACTFLTGLSLSAIATNGAMKGGGPYYLIGRALGPEVGISIGLCFFLGNAVAGSMYVLGAVETFLDAVPSAGLFQESVTVVNNTLLNGTATAGTATIATPSLHDLQVYGVIVTILLCFIVFGGVKIINKVAPAFLIPVLFSLLCIYLGVFIAPRHNAPKGITGLSIASLRDNWGSEYQRTNNAGVPDPNGSIYWDFNALVGLFFPAVTGIMAGSNRSASLKDTQRSIPIGTLSATLTTTAMYLFSVLLFGALSTREELLTDRLLTATVAWPSPAVIYIGIILSTLGAALQSLTGAPRLLAAIANDDILPVLNYFKVSEGAEPHAATLFTALICIGCVIIGNLDLITPTITMFFLLCYAGVNLSCFLLDLLDAPSWRPRWKFHHWSLSLVGALLCVVIMFLISWSFTVISLALASLIYYYVSLKGKAGDWGDGFKSAYFQLALRSLRSLGANQVHPKNWYPIPLILCRPWGKLPENVPCHPKLADFANCMKKKGRGMSIFVSTIDGDYHELAEDAKTACHQLEAYIEYKRCEGVAEIIVAPSMSEGFRSIVQTMGLGNLKPNIVVVRYPEIWRRENLTEIPSTFVSIINDCIIANKAVVIVKGLDEWPNEFQRQYGTIDLYWIVRDGGLMLLLSQLLLTKETFESCKIQVFCIAEEDTDAEELKTDVKKFLYDLRMHAEVIVVTMKSWESHVESSSSGAQPDDSQEAYTSAQRRISSYLSEMKETTQREGRPQMEDGKQVVVNEQKVDKFLYTMLKLNSTILRYSRMAAVVLVSLPPPPLNHPAYFYMEYMDLLVENVPRMLIVRGYRRDVVTFFT